From one Geoalkalibacter halelectricus genomic stretch:
- a CDS encoding PxxKW family cysteine-rich protein — MQCQTVLPGTECTFWAKSGCTFEGHSCQVVIADCEGCDRIVEGTIGNVCSAYPAPEKKWAGGLCNFATHRKIEIKTVEAKVNPLKASKKASAKKK, encoded by the coding sequence ATGCAGTGCCAGACTGTTCTCCCCGGTACCGAATGCACCTTTTGGGCGAAATCGGGTTGCACATTTGAAGGACATTCCTGCCAGGTGGTCATCGCCGACTGTGAAGGTTGCGATCGCATCGTTGAAGGAACCATCGGCAATGTCTGCTCCGCCTACCCTGCCCCCGAGAAAAAATGGGCCGGCGGGCTGTGCAATTTCGCCACCCACCGCAAGATCGAAATCAAAACCGTCGAAGCCAAGGTCAACCCCCTCAAGGCCTCCAAGAAAGCTTCGGCGAAGAAGAAGTAA
- a CDS encoding CxxCxxCC domain-containing protein has product MTENTEWEARCRRCGRCCFEKIDYQGRIYYTDRPCEKLDLTTRLCTVYPQRQTQRPGCTRLTEDILRLGVLPGDCPYVEDIADYQAPQLWDDEAPP; this is encoded by the coding sequence GTGACAGAGAATACCGAATGGGAAGCCCGCTGCCGTCGTTGCGGGCGCTGCTGCTTCGAAAAAATCGATTACCAGGGCCGGATTTACTACACCGATCGTCCCTGCGAAAAACTCGACCTGACAACGCGCCTGTGCACCGTCTATCCCCAGCGCCAGACCCAGCGTCCCGGGTGTACGCGCTTGACCGAGGATATCCTGCGCCTGGGCGTGCTGCCCGGCGATTGTCCCTACGTCGAAGACATCGCGGACTACCAGGCCCCCCAATTGTGGGACGACGAAGCTCCGCCGTAA